The genomic stretch GTCCTGAACCAGACGCAGATAGTTTTGCAGACCCACAAACGGCGGCGCGTCCGACGACAGACGGCTGTCAAAAAGGCTGTCCATCGCCGACTGGAATAAAGGGTAATAGGTGAAAAGAAACAGAAAAATCAGCGTCGGCAGCAGAACAAGATAAGGAAACAACAAACGGCGCATTACAGGATACCGGTCAGCCAAATAAGGTGCCTATCCTGTCGGGAATGTGTGTCAGTTACATGGCGGTTATGTGATGGTTATTTGAATGAAAATTAAGCGAATGTTACTGAACAAATGAGGATGAAAAGACCGGCATATTGCCGGTCTTAAAAGCGTTAACCCTGAACTTCACACCTCGCCAGCGCGTTCCCGGCTTTTTCCGACAACTCAAACAGGGCAGGCAAAACATGCGCCGTGGCTTTGATATATGCGCTCACCTGCGCTACGCCTTCCGGCGGCAACAGCTCCCCGCTTTCCAGCCCTTCGCTCAGGCACAGCAAACCGTGGCAAAGGCCTTCGGCAGATTCAGAGGCGACCGCGCCAAGATCATAAAGCTGGGGTTCGGTGAAGTGGCTGAGATCCAGATCGGAAATCAAAGTGCGAAAAGCGGTGATGGAGTTTTCAGGGTGCTGGGTTTCGGTGGTTGTCATTTTAAAACCTCGAGAGTGAATTTAATTTCGGCCACTCGAAACGCTAATATCGGGTGGCAGCTCAGACAGGGTTAGCGTTACCGGCACTCTCGGAAAACCGGCGCTTCCTAAGAAGCCCCCGCCTGAGCCACCATAATTTGGGGTGAGTCAAAGCGAACAGCATTATTACATATGCCGCCAAGAGATGTGATCAGAACGCTAATTCCGGCTACGGATTTTGCCGCAGCGAGGTGACTATATTCCGATGATTTTGCCAATGAAACAGACTGTATGGATTTACAGGAAGTTACTTCAATATTTGGAAGGCGTCTCGCAGGAATGACGTCTGCTCCCTCCTCTGCCAGGAAGAATTGAACCTATCTGCCTTACTAATTTAATGCCCATTCTTAAGTGGTACTATCGCGATCCTCGTATGCGAAAAGGGAACATAGGTAATGGATACAACAGAAGAGCTAAACGGGACGTATTTTTATCATGGGCATGAGAACGTGACTGTTCAGGAGCTATTTTTCCTGATTCTGATTGAGGAATTCTCAAATCAGACAGGAATGGAAACAACCGCTGCGGCACTTATGTTTTCTGGGGCTGCAATAATTCCAAAATCCAAAGTGTTGGGCAATTCAACGAAATGTACGAGCATTGCGTCTAAGATGTGCAGGAGGATTTTCAAAAATATGCGCTTCAAGAATGGTAAACGATATATGGCACCAATAGGTTTTGGGGAAATTCGCAGGACGCCTTATGTCGGGGCTTTTATTGCGCGATGGATGGCGGTATCAGGCTATGCCCAGGCCTATATCACAATGATGATCGTTGCTAAGAAAACTCGCGATAAATTCGATCTGATTGCAAGACCTGAAGATCGCATCACATGGCCGTCATTCTGATGATTGATGAAAACGAGATACTCGAATACATCACTGAGAATTACAGCGAGTTAAAGAAACCGGCGCAGAAAGATTGGACGTTCCAGCAATACTTTAATATGTTGCCGGAAGATATTGAAGATATGCTGTTAGACCTC from Rahnella sikkimica encodes the following:
- a CDS encoding STM2901 family protein, giving the protein MDTTEELNGTYFYHGHENVTVQELFFLILIEEFSNQTGMETTAAALMFSGAAIIPKSKVLGNSTKCTSIASKMCRRIFKNMRFKNGKRYMAPIGFGEIRRTPYVGAFIARWMAVSGYAQAYITMMIVAKKTRDKFDLIARPEDRITWPSF